In the Mycobacteriales bacterium genome, one interval contains:
- a CDS encoding YajQ family cyclic di-GMP-binding protein codes for MADPSFDVVSKVDRQEVDNALNQAAKEAATRYDFKGTGASIEWSGESILIKAGSEERCNALLDVFKEKLVKRQVSLKTLDAGEPEQSGKEYRLTAKVDEGISQDNAKKVSKLVRDEGPKGVQAQIQGDQLRISAKKKDDLQAVIALLKGADFDFALQFTNYR; via the coding sequence GTGGCGGACCCGTCATTCGACGTCGTGAGCAAGGTCGACCGCCAGGAGGTCGACAACGCGCTGAACCAGGCCGCCAAGGAGGCGGCCACCCGCTACGACTTCAAGGGCACCGGCGCCTCGATCGAGTGGTCCGGCGAGTCCATTCTGATCAAGGCTGGCTCGGAGGAACGCTGCAACGCCCTGCTCGACGTCTTCAAGGAGAAACTGGTCAAGCGGCAGGTGTCGCTCAAGACGCTGGATGCAGGGGAGCCCGAGCAGAGCGGCAAGGAGTACCGACTGACCGCCAAGGTCGACGAGGGCATCTCGCAGGACAACGCGAAGAAGGTCAGCAAGCTGGTCCGCGACGAGGGGCCCAAGGGTGTGCAGGCGCAGATCCAGGGAGACCAGCTACGCATCTCCGCGAAGAAGAAGGACGACCTGCAGGCCGTCATCGCCCTGCTCAAGGGGGCCGACTTCGACTTCGCGCTGCAGTTCACCAACTACCGGTAG